In Sorghum bicolor cultivar BTx623 chromosome 8, Sorghum_bicolor_NCBIv3, whole genome shotgun sequence, one genomic interval encodes:
- the LOC110429937 gene encoding uncharacterized protein LOC110429937 gives MSTVRTLISCAANFEWPLYQLDVKNAFLHGDLQEEVYMEIPPGFDTAQTKGKALKLKKSLYGLKQSPRAWFDRFRRAMCKMGYRQCNGDHTVFYHHCNNRVTILAVYVDDIIITGDDTLEIARLKKNLSKEFEVKDLGQLRYFLGIEIARSPKGIVLSQRKYVLDLLNETGMLGCRTASTPIEQNHKLCAQSGDPVDKEKYQRLVGRLIYLCHTRPDITYAVSVVSRYMHDPRSGHMDAVCRILRYLKSNPGKGLWFKRNDHLNIEGYCDADWASCLDDRRSTSGYCAFVGGNLVSWRSKKQPVVSRSTAEAEYRAMSVCLSEMLWLKNLLSELKLGGVYLKLWCDNKAAINIANNPVQHDRTKHVEIDRFFIKERLDDGTLKLSHVASSEQVADCLTKGLGVNECMLACNKMGMIDIYRPS, from the coding sequence ATGAGCACTGTTAGAACATTGATCTCCTGTGCTGCTAACTTTGAATGGCCACTATATCAGTTGGATGTTAAGAATGCATTCTTGCATGGAGATCTTCAGGAAGAAGTTTATATGGAAATTCCACCTGGATTTGATACCGCTCAAACTAAGGGAAAGGCATTGAAACTAAAGAAATCTTTGTATGGTCTAAAGCAATCGCCAAGGGCATGGTTTGATCGCTTTAGGCGGGCGATGTGTAAGATGGGATACAGGCAATGCAATGGGGACCACACTGTATTTTATCATCACTGTAATAATCGAGTAACTATTCTTGCAGTCTATGTGGATGATATAATTATTACTGGAGATGACACTTTAGAAATAGCTCGGCTGAAAAAGAATCTAAGCAAAGAGTTTGAAGTCAAGGATCTTGGACAACTTAGATATTTTTTGGGTATCGAAATAGCAAGATCTCCTAAAGGGATTGTTCTTTCACAACGGAAGTATGTATTGGATTTGCTAAATGAGACAGGTATGCTTGGATGTCGCACAGCTTCTACACCTATCGAGCAGAACCACAAATTATGTGCTCAGTCTGGAGATCCGGTGGATAAAGAGAAATATCAAAGACTTGTAGGACGTTTGATTTATTTATGTCATACAAGGCCTGATATAACATATGCCGTAAGTGTGGTGAGTCGATACATGCATGATCCTAGGAGTGGGCATATGGATGCAGTCTGCAGAATCTTGCGATATCTGAAGAGTAATCCTGGAAAAGGACTATGGTTCAAGAGAAATGATCACCTAAATATTGAAGGTTACTGTGATGCGGATTGGGCAAGCTGTTTGGATGATAGAAGGTCAACATCTGGCTATTGTGCATTTGTTGGAGGAAATTTAGTATCATGGAGGAGCAAAAAACAACCAGTAGTGTCTCGCTCAACTGCGGAGGCAGAATATAGAGCCATGTCCGTGTGTTTAAGTGAGATGTTATGGTTAAAGAATTTATTATCTGAGTTGAAACTAGGGGGAGTTTATCTAAAGCTCTGGTGTGATAACAAGGCAGCGATCAACATTGCTAATAACCCAGTTCAACATGATAGAACTAAGCATGTGGAGATTGATCGCTTCTTTATCAAGGAGCGGCTAGATGATGGAACACTTAAACTGAGTCATGTAGCTTCAAGTGAGCAAGTAGCTGATTGTTTAACAAAAGGTTTAGGAGTTAATGAATGTATGTTAGCATGTAACAAGATGGGGATGATTGATATCTATCGCCCATCTTGA